A genomic window from Natrinema sp. HArc-T2 includes:
- a CDS encoding ABC transporter ATP-binding protein has protein sequence MANGELLTTAVENRSKESTTSETVLELDGIAKRYGNQEVIGDLSIAVRDGEILTLLGPSGCGKTTTLRLIAGLEKPNAGQIRLQGEPVSGDDRFIPPEDRNVGVVFQDFALFPHLTARENVAFGLQDRAESERARRVDELLELVGLETHGDHYPGELSGGQQQRIALARSLAPEPEMLLLDEPFSSLDVDLRVEMREEVRRIIKQTGVTAISVTHDQEEALSISDRVAVMNDGDIEQIDTPQQVFQQPESRFVAGFLGHASFLSGEVHGDSVDTALGRVLRDDVHGLAHQYDGSVVDLLVRPDDVTAYPADGPEVDGRVVYRRYLGPTVLYRVELDGGETIECMHNHSDHIDLDERVGVRVTADHNLAWFPADHREGVEVDADGTPTDDD, from the coding sequence ATGGCTAACGGAGAACTGCTTACGACGGCGGTCGAGAACCGATCCAAAGAATCGACGACGAGTGAGACAGTTCTCGAACTCGACGGTATCGCGAAACGCTACGGGAACCAGGAAGTCATCGGCGACCTCTCGATCGCCGTCCGCGACGGCGAAATCCTGACCCTGCTCGGCCCGTCCGGCTGTGGCAAGACCACGACGCTGCGGCTGATCGCCGGCCTCGAGAAACCCAACGCCGGCCAGATTCGATTGCAAGGCGAACCCGTCTCGGGCGACGATCGGTTCATCCCACCGGAAGACCGCAACGTCGGCGTCGTCTTTCAGGACTTCGCGCTGTTTCCACACCTGACTGCTCGCGAAAACGTCGCCTTCGGCTTGCAGGATCGCGCCGAGAGCGAGCGTGCACGTCGTGTCGACGAACTACTCGAACTCGTCGGCCTCGAGACCCACGGCGACCACTATCCGGGCGAACTCTCCGGCGGCCAGCAACAGCGAATCGCGCTCGCGCGCTCGCTGGCTCCCGAACCCGAGATGCTGTTGCTCGACGAACCCTTCTCGAGTCTGGACGTGGACCTGCGTGTCGAGATGCGCGAGGAGGTTCGCCGCATCATCAAGCAGACGGGCGTCACCGCGATCTCTGTGACCCACGACCAGGAGGAGGCGCTGTCCATTTCCGACCGCGTCGCCGTGATGAACGACGGCGACATCGAACAGATCGACACCCCCCAGCAGGTCTTCCAGCAGCCCGAGTCACGCTTCGTCGCGGGCTTTCTGGGCCACGCCAGTTTCCTCTCGGGTGAGGTCCACGGTGACAGCGTCGACACCGCACTCGGCCGCGTCCTGCGGGACGACGTTCATGGGCTGGCCCACCAGTACGACGGCTCCGTCGTCGACCTCCTCGTTCGCCCCGACGACGTGACAGCCTACCCTGCCGACGGGCCGGAAGTCGACGGTCGCGTCGTCTATCGGCGCTATCTCGGCCCGACCGTCCTCTATCGCGTCGAACTCGACGGCGGCGAAACGATCGAGTGTATGCACAACCACTCCGATCATATCGACTTAGACGAGCGCGTCGGCGTCCGCGTCACCGCTGACCACAACCTCGCGTGGTTCCCCGCGGATCACCGCGAGGGAGTCGAAGTCGACGCGGACGGAACCCCCACTGACGACGACTGA
- a CDS encoding DUF998 domain-containing protein: MADRTRIATYCGFAAPTVALGAIALATIVAPPETFTWHDRALSEMGRYGAPTFWLFNGGLIVGGLLGLPFVWRCWLASRNAVERLGIVLLVIAVGGLIGVAVFFLEHTAVYLETSLHGLAALAVFSVAPFASWVYGTGAALADDGRLAVASFWLGIVHPLAWLGWLLSLGGRVDTGTWFAVPEFVAAVAFGGWILTLAVAHRYRDDSRSTAPSR, encoded by the coding sequence ATGGCCGACAGAACGAGGATCGCAACGTACTGCGGGTTTGCCGCCCCGACCGTCGCGCTGGGCGCGATTGCCCTCGCGACGATCGTCGCCCCGCCCGAGACGTTCACGTGGCACGATCGGGCGCTCTCGGAGATGGGTCGGTACGGTGCCCCGACGTTTTGGCTATTCAATGGCGGCCTGATCGTGGGCGGGCTGCTCGGCCTGCCGTTCGTCTGGCGCTGCTGGCTTGCGAGTCGCAACGCCGTCGAACGCCTCGGCATCGTCCTCCTGGTGATCGCGGTCGGCGGCCTGATCGGTGTCGCCGTCTTCTTTCTCGAGCACACGGCAGTCTACCTCGAGACGAGTCTACACGGGCTCGCGGCGCTGGCGGTATTCAGCGTGGCCCCGTTTGCGAGCTGGGTCTATGGAACGGGGGCGGCGCTGGCTGATGACGGTCGCCTCGCGGTCGCGTCGTTTTGGCTCGGAATCGTCCATCCGCTCGCGTGGCTGGGCTGGCTGCTGTCGCTCGGTGGACGCGTCGATACCGGCACGTGGTTTGCCGTCCCCGAGTTCGTCGCCGCCGTCGCCTTCGGCGGCTGGATTCTCACGCTTGCAGTCGCCCATCGGTATCGAGACGACAGCAGGTCGACTGCTCCCAGCCGCTGA
- a CDS encoding UPF0058 family protein, protein MHKDELLELHEELVVIMEYFSEREEVDETLFDPYRQLDVDPSHVHKSKSEHKHAVFVLGNALANAMSEDEFSSAGRIGKRMKELAEDAESKI, encoded by the coding sequence ATGCATAAGGACGAACTCCTCGAGCTCCACGAAGAACTCGTCGTCATCATGGAGTACTTCTCGGAGCGCGAGGAGGTCGACGAAACGCTGTTCGATCCCTACCGCCAGCTCGACGTCGACCCCTCGCACGTCCACAAGTCGAAAAGTGAACACAAACACGCGGTCTTCGTCCTCGGCAACGCACTCGCCAACGCGATGAGCGAAGACGAGTTCTCGAGCGCCGGTCGAATCGGCAAGCGGATGAAAGAACTCGCCGAGGACGCAGAATCTAAGATATAG
- a CDS encoding transcriptional regulator, which translates to MDPRTQERVEEWDSRPFTGGFDGLSDLAHADFSGVVSAVGTWLCMLNGRIVGIIDGDIDDFETASGTCYEAPHPSLPLLCTMEEQGGETRAKYYTNETALREVDNTLQSGSFTGYVELSENVLSGDYYAVYYGGRRMAAAYIGNAERLLTGEEAFDRAADEVGIYEVIDVEIDVVDVPGTDSASEADPTTESAPSDTAVEAGAPSTTSDDGSEPDSAESSIEPIDISSTDAVDAADVSGADSTEAVTDESAQPSEIDPTDDPSGITATDSSEGESEPPSAGITESGPADDAEPASAAETSADDETRQNLDQDAPLESEPTDSDSVSTPVASAGEPSTLNADGATDPDLEEIEAAAEVLDRNGISWVDDDDEPATGLASESATESETTATGDGLEEEFEREEEWRETRRIPSIDPDNSDSATDSSTGGRELRMDQPSATSDANADETSSAVQSDTQPSDRTAASTPSTPSTAGSSDSREDGSRAQGARTQTTTTDAHSEQVATLTEKVETLQEQRDSLATKAEELEAERDRLHAENDDLSATVERLQSRIDDLETELEQAQSRVDDSATSDAGTQLSPQQALSQTNLFVRYASKSQPTLETAHDGDADRSEVASNLRLEHHTGFDSSDAVVDGKSYDDFLETTMEHRFVDWLTEMLLYEIRDTGNADGLGDLYDAIPRIDRAELGATISLADDDTEDVPEQVTFDIVAFDKMGNPLLLVTLNDSREPATKDLLAELEEAASAVKANYPDLAAAIAVTSSYFEPGALEVAEQATSSGFLSRSSKLSYVNLSRKSGYHLCLVESRSEGFHMNVPEL; encoded by the coding sequence ATGGATCCGCGCACGCAAGAGCGCGTCGAGGAGTGGGACTCCCGCCCGTTCACCGGCGGTTTCGACGGGCTCTCCGATCTCGCCCACGCTGATTTCTCTGGCGTTGTGTCGGCGGTTGGGACCTGGCTCTGTATGCTCAACGGTCGCATTGTCGGCATCATCGACGGCGATATCGATGACTTCGAAACCGCCTCGGGAACGTGTTATGAGGCACCTCACCCGTCGCTGCCCTTGCTCTGTACGATGGAAGAACAGGGCGGCGAGACGCGAGCGAAGTATTACACCAACGAAACAGCACTTCGGGAAGTCGACAACACGCTCCAGAGCGGGTCGTTCACCGGATACGTCGAACTGAGCGAGAACGTGCTCAGTGGCGACTACTACGCCGTCTACTACGGTGGCCGTCGGATGGCCGCGGCGTACATCGGTAATGCCGAACGGCTGCTCACCGGCGAGGAGGCGTTCGACCGAGCGGCCGACGAGGTCGGCATCTACGAGGTTATCGACGTCGAGATCGACGTTGTCGACGTTCCTGGGACCGACTCGGCATCGGAAGCTGACCCGACGACCGAGTCCGCCCCCTCCGACACTGCAGTCGAGGCCGGTGCTCCCAGCACGACGAGCGATGACGGCTCGGAGCCCGACTCGGCGGAGTCATCGATCGAACCGATCGACATCTCGAGCACCGACGCAGTCGACGCCGCAGACGTGTCTGGGGCCGATTCGACTGAAGCCGTTACCGACGAGTCGGCACAGCCGTCCGAGATCGACCCAACGGATGATCCGTCGGGCATCACAGCGACTGACAGCAGTGAGGGCGAATCCGAGCCACCATCGGCTGGGATCACCGAGTCGGGCCCCGCCGATGACGCCGAACCGGCGTCCGCAGCCGAGACATCCGCTGACGACGAGACACGCCAGAACCTGGACCAAGACGCCCCGCTGGAGTCTGAACCGACCGACTCCGACTCAGTATCGACGCCGGTCGCGTCGGCTGGCGAGCCGTCGACACTGAATGCCGATGGCGCGACTGACCCAGACCTCGAAGAAATCGAAGCGGCAGCCGAGGTACTCGACCGAAACGGGATCTCCTGGGTCGACGACGATGACGAGCCAGCGACTGGCTTGGCCAGCGAGTCCGCCACCGAGTCCGAAACGACGGCCACGGGCGACGGACTCGAAGAAGAGTTCGAACGCGAAGAGGAGTGGCGCGAGACGCGACGCATTCCGTCGATCGATCCGGACAACAGCGACTCGGCCACAGACTCGAGCACGGGCGGGCGTGAACTACGGATGGACCAGCCGTCGGCGACGTCCGACGCGAACGCGGACGAGACGTCGTCCGCTGTGCAATCCGATACCCAGCCTTCGGATCGAACCGCTGCATCGACGCCGTCGACGCCGTCAACCGCGGGTTCGTCCGACTCTCGTGAGGATGGATCGCGCGCGCAGGGAGCCCGAACACAGACCACCACGACCGACGCACACAGCGAGCAGGTTGCGACGCTCACCGAGAAAGTCGAGACGCTGCAGGAACAGCGCGACTCGCTCGCGACGAAAGCCGAAGAACTCGAGGCCGAACGCGATCGGCTGCACGCCGAGAACGACGATCTGTCCGCGACGGTCGAGCGACTCCAGTCCCGAATCGACGACCTCGAGACGGAACTCGAGCAGGCTCAGTCGCGTGTGGACGATAGCGCGACATCCGACGCTGGCACCCAGCTCTCACCGCAGCAGGCGCTCTCGCAGACGAACCTCTTCGTCAGATACGCCTCGAAGAGCCAGCCGACCCTCGAGACGGCCCACGACGGCGACGCCGATCGCAGCGAGGTCGCCTCGAACCTGCGACTGGAACACCACACTGGATTCGACTCGAGTGACGCGGTCGTCGACGGGAAATCTTACGACGACTTCCTCGAGACGACGATGGAGCATCGGTTCGTCGACTGGCTCACCGAGATGCTCCTGTACGAAATCCGTGATACCGGGAACGCGGACGGACTGGGCGATCTCTACGATGCGATCCCGCGAATCGATCGGGCCGAACTCGGCGCGACGATCTCGCTTGCCGACGACGACACCGAAGACGTCCCCGAGCAGGTGACCTTCGACATCGTCGCGTTCGACAAGATGGGGAACCCGTTACTGCTGGTCACGCTCAACGACTCGCGCGAGCCTGCGACGAAAGACTTACTCGCCGAACTCGAGGAAGCCGCCTCCGCGGTCAAGGCCAACTATCCTGATCTGGCAGCTGCGATCGCCGTCACCTCGAGTTACTTCGAGCCCGGCGCGCTCGAGGTGGCCGAACAGGCGACGAGTAGCGGCTTCCTCAGCCGCAGCTCGAAGCTGAGTTACGTTAACCTCTCGCGGAAATCCGGCTACCATCTCTGTCTCGTCGAGTCGCGCTCGGAAGGCTTCCACATGAACGTGCCGGAGCTATAG
- a CDS encoding adenylosuccinate synthase, with protein sequence MTVTIVGSQLGDEGKGGVVDLYGDAADVVARYQGGDNAGHTVVHDGEKYKLSLVPSGAVRGKIGVLGNGCVVNPETLFDEIDTLRDRGLEPDVRVAERAHVILPYHRALDGIEEEEKDDLAAGTTKRGIGPTYEDKAGRRGVRIGDLLDPDALRERLEYVVPQKKALAEEVFEKETGEEFDIEHLYETYREYGERLEEEGMTVDCGDFLQERIDAGDNVMLEGAQGTSLDIDHGVYPYVTSSNPSSGGASVGTGLGPTVVGQGDVIGIVKAYLSRVGTGPLPTELGGVEDQTPDYDADEGAGDDEEELATYIRDEGGEYGTVTGRPRRVGWLDMPMLRHATRANGFTGLAINHIDVLAGLDEVKVGHSYEFDGEEIFTMPPTTEAWGRCEAIFKSFDGWPEVDWAEVAAEGYEAIPENARTYLEYISDELETPIYAVGVGPGREETVVVENPYE encoded by the coding sequence ATGACCGTCACTATCGTCGGGTCGCAACTCGGCGACGAAGGCAAGGGTGGGGTCGTCGACCTGTACGGCGACGCCGCCGATGTCGTTGCCCGGTATCAGGGCGGCGACAACGCTGGCCATACCGTCGTACACGACGGAGAGAAGTACAAACTGTCGCTCGTGCCGTCGGGTGCCGTTCGCGGAAAGATCGGCGTCCTCGGCAACGGCTGTGTCGTCAACCCCGAGACGCTGTTCGACGAGATCGACACGCTCCGCGATCGCGGCCTCGAGCCTGACGTCCGCGTCGCCGAGCGCGCACACGTTATCCTCCCCTATCACCGCGCGCTCGACGGCATCGAAGAGGAAGAAAAAGACGACCTCGCCGCCGGCACGACCAAACGCGGCATCGGCCCGACCTACGAGGACAAAGCGGGCCGCCGCGGTGTCCGGATCGGCGACCTGCTCGACCCCGACGCGCTACGCGAACGCCTCGAGTACGTCGTTCCTCAGAAGAAGGCCCTCGCTGAGGAGGTCTTCGAGAAGGAAACCGGCGAGGAGTTCGACATCGAGCACCTCTACGAGACCTATCGCGAGTACGGCGAGCGCCTCGAAGAGGAAGGGATGACCGTCGACTGCGGAGACTTCCTGCAGGAACGGATCGATGCCGGCGACAACGTCATGCTCGAGGGCGCACAGGGAACGTCGCTCGACATCGACCACGGCGTCTACCCCTACGTCACCTCCTCGAACCCGAGTTCGGGTGGCGCGAGCGTCGGCACCGGCCTCGGCCCGACGGTCGTCGGCCAGGGAGACGTCATCGGCATCGTCAAAGCCTACCTCTCGCGAGTCGGCACGGGCCCGCTTCCGACCGAACTCGGCGGTGTCGAGGATCAGACGCCCGACTACGACGCCGACGAGGGCGCCGGCGACGACGAAGAGGAACTCGCGACCTACATCCGCGACGAGGGTGGGGAGTACGGTACCGTCACCGGTCGCCCCCGCCGTGTCGGGTGGCTCGACATGCCCATGTTGCGGCACGCGACCCGCGCGAACGGCTTTACGGGGCTTGCGATCAACCACATCGACGTGCTGGCCGGCCTCGACGAGGTGAAAGTCGGACACAGCTACGAGTTCGATGGTGAGGAAATCTTCACGATGCCCCCGACGACCGAAGCCTGGGGCCGCTGTGAGGCCATCTTCAAGTCCTTCGACGGCTGGCCTGAAGTCGACTGGGCCGAAGTCGCCGCCGAGGGCTACGAGGCGATCCCAGAGAACGCACGGACCTACCTCGAGTACATCAGTGACGAACTCGAGACGCCGATCTACGCGGTCGGTGTCGGCCCTGGCCGCGAGGAGACCGTCGTCGTCGAGAACCCCTACGAGTAG
- a CDS encoding methytransferase partner Trm112 gives MKESLLDILCCPLDKHDLELENAEYDGDEVVGGELVCTECGEAYPIEDGIPNLLPPDMRDETPA, from the coding sequence ATGAAGGAGTCGTTGCTGGACATTCTCTGCTGTCCGCTCGATAAACACGATCTGGAACTCGAGAACGCCGAGTACGACGGCGACGAGGTCGTCGGCGGCGAACTCGTCTGTACGGAGTGTGGCGAGGCCTACCCGATCGAAGACGGGATTCCGAACCTGCTGCCGCCGGATATGCGCGACGAAACGCCGGCCTGA
- a CDS encoding DR2241 family protein — protein sequence MTISSDDLETLLERASDGISFDGLRIAETDGDYSLETPDNEWHGLDEAALRETLETCEEYVTNWRYWQETVGGEGTARRAFLRWCEHAPLPDADEHTTEGLAVPTRYDALRNGIDRQWGQLSITVRFVDVDDPDGERVYDLWHVDDADSDLVDLEVYDDPRDARDIATYDEDGRYRPLKTAPTLVSGWAFTGLSGAELVETIGFLYPATIANWHRELRGNLDIDHWTETAERQTGIYDVIDELPREAVDWMAEACCVDSQCLRRREWEYDEDDDLDVDGGDGPFPCREPCSLVVAAARKWAILESEEEHTYELELTTSELNQLEELIDAVAEGRTDEIREADVYDGANRYRARYLRAKRVGEGGLEATQVDE from the coding sequence GTGACGATTTCGAGCGACGACCTCGAGACGCTGCTCGAGCGCGCGTCGGATGGCATTTCGTTCGACGGCCTCCGAATCGCCGAAACTGACGGCGACTACTCCCTCGAGACGCCCGACAACGAGTGGCACGGCCTCGATGAGGCCGCCCTTCGGGAGACACTCGAGACCTGTGAGGAGTACGTCACCAACTGGCGCTACTGGCAGGAGACCGTCGGCGGAGAGGGCACTGCCCGGCGTGCGTTCCTCCGGTGGTGCGAGCACGCACCGCTCCCGGACGCCGACGAGCACACGACCGAGGGCCTCGCAGTGCCGACACGGTACGACGCGCTCCGAAACGGCATCGACCGGCAGTGGGGCCAACTGTCGATCACGGTCCGCTTCGTCGATGTCGACGATCCCGATGGCGAGCGCGTCTACGACCTCTGGCACGTCGACGACGCCGACAGCGACCTTGTCGACCTCGAGGTTTACGACGACCCGCGTGACGCCCGGGACATCGCGACTTACGACGAGGACGGTCGCTACCGACCGCTGAAAACCGCGCCCACACTCGTCTCGGGCTGGGCGTTTACCGGTCTCTCGGGTGCGGAACTCGTCGAGACGATCGGCTTTCTCTATCCCGCGACGATCGCCAACTGGCACCGCGAACTGCGCGGGAATCTGGATATCGATCACTGGACCGAGACCGCCGAGCGACAGACCGGTATCTACGACGTGATCGACGAACTCCCGCGCGAGGCCGTCGACTGGATGGCAGAAGCCTGCTGTGTCGACTCGCAGTGTCTCCGCCGCCGAGAGTGGGAATACGACGAAGACGACGACTTGGACGTCGACGGTGGCGATGGGCCGTTCCCCTGTCGGGAACCCTGCTCGCTCGTCGTCGCAGCCGCCCGCAAGTGGGCCATCCTCGAGTCCGAGGAGGAACACACCTACGAACTCGAGCTCACGACCAGCGAACTCAACCAACTCGAGGAGCTGATCGACGCCGTCGCCGAGGGCCGTACTGATGAGATCCGCGAGGCCGACGTCTACGACGGCGCGAACCGTTATCGGGCGCGATACCTCCGGGCCAAGCGCGTCGGCGAGGGCGGACTCGAGGCGACCCAGGTCGACGAGTAG
- a CDS encoding CbiX/SirB N-terminal domain-containing protein, whose protein sequence is MQALVIAAHGSHLNPDASDPTYAHADTIRETGAFDEVREAFWKEEPHFREVVRTLEADEVFVVPLFISEGYFTEQVIPRELRLDDWDPEKWDSDGTSASQATLEADDVGKTIHYCGPVGTHDAMTDVIVQRAETAMEDPDVGEGVGLSVVGHGTERNENSAKAIEYHSERIRDRDRFDEVEALFMDEEPEVDDVTDYFESDDIVVVPLFIADGYHTQEDIPEDMGLTEDYRLGWDVPAEVDGHRIWYTGAVGTEALMADVVLERATDAGADIGDARETVRDLAGSVADADHEPSAGTGAGD, encoded by the coding sequence ATGCAAGCGCTGGTCATCGCGGCACACGGATCGCACCTGAATCCGGACGCTTCGGATCCGACCTACGCCCACGCGGATACGATCCGCGAGACGGGCGCGTTCGACGAGGTCCGCGAGGCGTTCTGGAAGGAAGAACCACACTTCCGCGAAGTGGTCCGCACGCTCGAGGCCGACGAGGTGTTCGTCGTTCCACTCTTTATCAGCGAGGGGTATTTTACCGAGCAGGTGATCCCGCGGGAACTGCGCTTAGACGACTGGGACCCAGAAAAGTGGGATTCGGACGGCACCAGCGCCTCACAGGCCACGCTCGAGGCCGACGACGTCGGCAAGACCATCCATTACTGTGGGCCGGTCGGCACCCACGACGCGATGACGGACGTGATCGTCCAGCGGGCCGAAACCGCGATGGAGGACCCGGACGTGGGTGAGGGCGTCGGCCTGTCGGTGGTTGGCCACGGGACCGAGCGCAACGAAAACTCCGCGAAGGCCATCGAGTACCACAGCGAACGCATCCGCGATCGCGACCGCTTCGACGAGGTCGAGGCGCTGTTCATGGACGAAGAACCCGAAGTCGACGACGTCACGGACTACTTCGAGAGCGACGACATCGTCGTCGTCCCGCTGTTTATCGCCGATGGCTACCACACCCAAGAGGACATTCCCGAAGACATGGGACTGACCGAGGACTACCGGCTCGGCTGGGACGTGCCTGCCGAGGTCGATGGCCACCGAATCTGGTACACCGGTGCCGTCGGCACCGAAGCCCTCATGGCCGACGTCGTCCTCGAGCGGGCGACCGACGCCGGGGCCGACATCGGCGACGCTCGCGAGACGGTCCGCGATCTCGCCGGATCGGTCGCCGACGCCGACCACGAACCGAGCGCGGGAACGGGCGCGGGTGACTGA
- a CDS encoding DUF2797 domain-containing protein, whose translation MQLVGYEPSGRGSALLISDGSGAVDHRPLEPGDDLAYTLGERHCAGTIDETGTHVACDRPSAPYCEYHTSTWVCARCTGTCLKDEMDCYEDHAVYIAAFAPDTFKVGVTKLWRLETRLREQGADRAAHVHTVSNGRIARELEAEIAQRLVDRVRADSKVAALAAAVDEDAWEAVLAAFDVIDRFDCDYGLDLETRPVRETVASGTVVGVKGRLLILDNGGTTYAVDMRDLVGYDVAEGSTGRDLQSSLGSFG comes from the coding sequence GTGCAACTGGTGGGCTACGAACCGAGCGGGCGGGGCTCGGCGCTGCTGATCAGCGACGGCAGCGGCGCGGTCGATCATCGCCCGCTCGAGCCCGGTGACGACCTCGCGTACACGCTCGGCGAGCGCCACTGCGCCGGGACGATCGACGAGACCGGCACGCACGTCGCCTGCGACCGACCGTCAGCCCCCTACTGCGAATATCATACGAGCACGTGGGTCTGTGCCCGCTGTACCGGGACCTGCCTGAAAGACGAGATGGACTGTTACGAGGACCACGCCGTCTACATCGCCGCGTTCGCCCCAGACACGTTCAAGGTCGGCGTCACAAAGCTGTGGCGTCTCGAGACCCGGCTGCGCGAACAGGGAGCCGACCGCGCGGCCCACGTCCACACCGTCTCGAACGGTCGCATCGCCCGCGAGCTCGAGGCCGAGATCGCTCAGCGACTGGTTGACCGGGTTCGCGCTGACTCCAAGGTGGCCGCACTCGCTGCTGCCGTCGACGAAGACGCCTGGGAGGCCGTCCTCGCGGCGTTCGATGTCATCGATCGGTTCGACTGCGACTACGGCCTTGACCTCGAGACACGTCCGGTCCGCGAGACGGTCGCGTCGGGGACCGTCGTCGGCGTCAAAGGGCGGCTGCTGATACTCGACAACGGCGGGACGACCTACGCCGTTGACATGCGCGACCTCGTCGGGTACGACGTAGCGGAGGGCTCCACGGGCCGTGACCTGCAGTCGTCGCTGGGGTCGTTTGGGTAG
- a CDS encoding ABC transporter substrate-binding protein yields MNGGRADPESNSAATDGTGPSRRAALAATAGLTVSTSGCVSRLRNLVTKRNIKQLSLTVTTLPADSDRESIRIANELEQILTTVGIDVSFDIRSGIDFNRAVLYDHEFDICIGRHPGGTDPDFLYEALHSLYIDESGWQNPFGYTNLAVDDLLEKQRHADGNDRRDAVTSALEAIARDQPFVPICIPEEHRVVRTDRFTGWADGHLATRSGYLGLEPAAGVRTLRAAHTDSRPTKNLNPLASDYRGRGTITQLLYDSLATDDPTGEVQPWLAESWEWHGATLDVRLRNGCAFHDGEPVTAADVEFTYQFLADMSGDDDDRVVPAPRFRGQIDAVEAIDVRSRDRLEFTVDAGQAVGERALLVPILPAHIWRERSESPMGLGGGALSQGTTTAVVTNNIRPVGSGPYQYVNRTEGDQLRLERFDGHFTLRSGSEQPAPTVDECVIEVPPNPETAIDAVGNGTADVTSTALDTRLIETVDKTDGQQRLESPSWTFYFLGFNTRKAPFGNPRFRRVIAQLIDKEWLAETVFHGYARPVATPVTEQWVPDSLTWNGQDPETPFLGTDGEVNVRAARAAFEDAGFRYDDRDRLRIRQ; encoded by the coding sequence ATGAACGGAGGACGGGCCGACCCAGAATCAAACAGCGCAGCCACCGACGGCACCGGTCCCAGTCGTCGGGCTGCGCTGGCAGCGACGGCTGGTCTGACGGTCTCGACTAGCGGCTGTGTGAGCCGACTCCGGAATCTCGTTACGAAACGCAATATCAAACAGCTCTCGCTGACGGTCACCACCCTCCCTGCTGACAGTGACAGAGAAAGTATCCGGATCGCAAACGAACTCGAGCAGATCCTCACAACGGTCGGGATCGATGTCTCGTTCGACATCCGCTCCGGGATCGACTTCAACCGAGCAGTGCTGTACGATCACGAGTTCGACATCTGTATCGGTCGACATCCGGGTGGGACCGATCCCGACTTCCTCTACGAGGCGTTACACTCGCTGTATATCGACGAATCGGGCTGGCAGAACCCGTTTGGCTACACCAACCTGGCCGTCGACGACCTGCTCGAGAAGCAACGCCACGCCGACGGGAACGATCGGCGCGACGCCGTCACGAGCGCGCTCGAGGCGATCGCACGCGACCAGCCGTTCGTCCCGATCTGTATTCCCGAGGAACACCGCGTCGTCAGAACGGATCGGTTCACCGGCTGGGCTGACGGTCATCTCGCGACCCGGAGTGGCTATCTCGGACTCGAGCCTGCGGCGGGCGTTAGGACGCTGCGCGCCGCCCACACGGATAGCCGACCGACGAAAAACCTCAACCCGCTGGCTTCCGACTATCGTGGTCGCGGAACGATCACCCAGTTACTCTACGACTCGCTGGCGACTGACGACCCAACCGGGGAGGTCCAACCGTGGCTCGCGGAGTCGTGGGAGTGGCACGGGGCGACGCTCGACGTTCGCCTTCGAAACGGCTGTGCGTTTCACGACGGCGAGCCGGTGACCGCCGCCGATGTCGAGTTCACCTACCAGTTTCTCGCAGACATGTCCGGTGACGATGACGACCGGGTCGTTCCTGCACCCCGCTTTCGCGGACAGATCGACGCCGTCGAGGCGATCGACGTTCGGAGCCGCGATCGTCTCGAGTTTACCGTCGATGCGGGGCAGGCGGTCGGCGAACGCGCCCTCCTCGTCCCGATACTGCCCGCACACATCTGGCGTGAGCGGTCAGAGAGCCCGATGGGACTGGGCGGTGGTGCGCTCTCGCAGGGCACCACGACGGCGGTCGTCACGAACAACATTCGGCCGGTCGGGAGCGGCCCCTACCAGTATGTAAATCGAACCGAGGGCGATCAACTCAGACTCGAGCGGTTCGACGGTCACTTTACGCTCCGGTCCGGCAGTGAGCAGCCGGCACCGACCGTCGACGAGTGTGTGATCGAGGTCCCACCGAACCCGGAAACGGCGATCGATGCTGTCGGAAACGGCACTGCCGACGTCACGAGTACGGCTCTTGATACGAGACTCATCGAGACTGTCGACAAGACAGACGGACAGCAGCGACTCGAGTCACCGTCGTGGACGTTTTATTTCCTTGGATTCAACACGCGGAAGGCACCGTTTGGGAACCCCCGATTCAGGCGGGTCATCGCACAGTTGATCGACAAGGAGTGGCTTGCTGAGACCGTCTTTCACGGGTATGCACGACCGGTTGCGACACCAGTTACCGAGCAGTGGGTCCCCGACAGCCTCACGTGGAACGGTCAGGACCCCGAAACGCCGTTTCTGGGAACTGATGGTGAAGTGAACGTCCGTGCGGCCCGAGCGGCGTTCGAAGACGCCGGCTTTCGGTACGACGATCGGGACCGGCTCCGTATCAGACAATAA